A region from the Prevotella melaninogenica genome encodes:
- a CDS encoding RecQ family ATP-dependent DNA helicase gives MSYLDILHQYWGYPNFRGIQKDIIESIGSGKDTLGLMPTGGGKSLTFQVPALAQEGVCLVITPLIALMKDQVDHLRRQGITAAAIYSGMRHDDIITTLDNCTFGGIKLLYISPERIGSDLFKAKLRHIKVSFITVDEAHCISQWGYDFRPSYLQIADIRKLVPDAPILALTATATPEVVDDIQDRLGFKERNVFRMSFERKNLAYVVRQTEDKDAEMVHILQSIPKTAIVYCRSRKHTKEIAQMLTEHGVSATWYHAGLEPGVKDQRQNDWQNDKIRVMVATNAFGMGIDKPNVRVVIHIDCPSSLEAYFQEAGRAGRDSNKAYAVLLYNGNDNRTLQKRIEDTFPPKDYIQEVYEHLAYFYQIGVGSGYGCIFEFPIDKFCNSFKHFPIRVNAALTILQRAGYIDYEQNPDTKARVRFLLNRDELYRLDSLSDKEDEIVTALLRNYGGLFSDFGYIDESYIAQEAGLDRNQTYMVLVNLSKKHIINFIPRKNTPLISYTQDRIDGVDVVLNKNVYENRKEEFIKRINSVINYAQNERVCRSRQLLSYFGEAKSTDCGQCDVCLSHTNEDDTDEKELIKQQLLTFLADGQKHLITEIRQLNDNWELLQKVMRDMILEEEILMDGSFLLLP, from the coding sequence ATGTCCTACCTTGACATTCTTCATCAATATTGGGGGTATCCTAACTTTCGTGGTATTCAGAAAGATATCATTGAGAGTATAGGTTCAGGAAAGGATACCTTAGGACTAATGCCAACAGGAGGAGGAAAGTCTCTCACTTTCCAAGTGCCTGCATTAGCCCAAGAGGGAGTATGCTTAGTCATAACCCCACTCATTGCATTGATGAAGGATCAGGTTGACCATCTTCGACGTCAAGGCATTACAGCAGCTGCTATTTACTCTGGCATGCGCCATGACGACATCATTACAACCTTAGACAACTGTACCTTTGGAGGAATAAAACTACTTTATATTTCACCAGAGCGTATAGGTTCTGATCTTTTTAAAGCAAAATTACGACATATAAAGGTGAGTTTTATCACAGTTGATGAAGCCCACTGTATCAGTCAATGGGGTTATGACTTTCGTCCTTCCTACCTGCAGATTGCAGACATCCGCAAGTTAGTACCTGATGCTCCAATTCTTGCTTTAACAGCAACAGCCACGCCAGAAGTTGTTGATGATATCCAAGATCGCTTAGGCTTTAAAGAGAGGAATGTCTTCCGCATGAGCTTTGAACGTAAGAACTTAGCCTATGTTGTACGTCAAACGGAGGATAAAGATGCAGAGATGGTACATATTCTGCAATCCATACCCAAGACCGCAATCGTCTACTGCCGTAGCAGAAAGCACACGAAAGAGATTGCACAAATGCTTACAGAGCATGGTGTTTCAGCTACATGGTATCATGCAGGCTTAGAGCCGGGTGTCAAAGATCAACGACAAAATGATTGGCAGAACGATAAGATACGTGTGATGGTTGCTACAAATGCGTTTGGTATGGGTATTGATAAACCAAACGTACGTGTAGTTATTCACATCGATTGTCCAAGTTCATTGGAGGCTTATTTCCAAGAAGCGGGACGTGCTGGGCGTGACAGTAATAAGGCATACGCCGTTCTACTATATAATGGAAACGACAATCGAACGTTACAGAAGCGTATCGAGGACACATTCCCACCTAAAGACTATATTCAGGAAGTTTATGAGCACTTAGCCTACTTCTATCAGATAGGTGTTGGAAGTGGCTACGGATGTATCTTTGAATTCCCAATAGACAAATTCTGTAATAGCTTCAAACACTTTCCTATACGTGTTAATGCTGCTCTGACAATACTTCAAAGAGCAGGTTACATTGACTATGAGCAGAATCCAGACACGAAGGCACGTGTTCGATTCCTTCTAAATAGAGACGAACTCTATCGACTCGACTCACTAAGTGATAAAGAGGATGAAATCGTCACTGCCCTACTCCGCAACTATGGCGGTTTATTCTCTGACTTCGGTTATATTGACGAGAGCTATATTGCACAAGAAGCTGGACTTGATAGAAACCAAACTTACATGGTACTTGTTAATCTGAGTAAAAAGCATATTATCAACTTTATTCCACGTAAGAACACACCACTTATAAGCTACACACAAGACCGTATTGATGGGGTTGACGTTGTACTTAACAAGAACGTGTATGAAAACAGAAAAGAAGAGTTCATAAAACGAATAAACTCAGTAATCAACTATGCGCAAAATGAACGAGTTTGTCGCAGCAGACAGCTACTATCCTACTTTGGAGAAGCAAAGTCAACAGACTGTGGACAATGCGATGTTTGCCTATCACATACCAATGAAGACGATACTGACGAAAAAGAGCTTATCAAACAACAGTTACTGACATTCTTAGCAGATGGACAAAAGCATCTTATTACAGAGATCCGACAACTGAATGATAACTGGGAGCTTCTGCAGAAAGTAATGCGAGATATGATTTTAGAAGAGGAAATTCTTATGGATGGCAGTTTCTTGCTTCTACCTTAG
- a CDS encoding acyl-[acyl-carrier-protein] thioesterase, with protein MIKLSKIGRYEFLAEPFHCDFSNHLFMGHLGNHLLNAADFHSNDRGYGMNYLNTVNKTWVLSRLAIEMEEMPRAYDKFFVETWVDSALRFFTSRNFKVVGETGHVYGYGKSVWAMIDLNTRLPVDILSVRDGLINEYIETDYPCPIEKSSRVKMSAATAPIRSIETYYNDVDVNGHINSVKYIEHVLDLWDLSWYKEHCIKRFEIAYVAESHQGDQLHFYREQRDTDTDFNVRITKSNSDGEETEVCRCRMLFI; from the coding sequence ATGATAAAGTTATCAAAGATAGGAAGATATGAGTTTTTGGCAGAGCCGTTTCATTGCGACTTTTCCAACCACTTGTTTATGGGACATTTAGGGAATCACTTGCTCAATGCTGCCGACTTCCATAGTAATGATCGTGGTTATGGAATGAATTATCTCAATACAGTCAATAAGACTTGGGTGTTGAGCCGTTTGGCTATTGAGATGGAGGAAATGCCAAGGGCGTATGATAAGTTCTTTGTAGAAACGTGGGTTGATAGTGCATTGAGATTCTTTACAAGCCGTAACTTTAAGGTTGTTGGAGAAACGGGTCATGTATATGGATATGGAAAGAGTGTGTGGGCAATGATTGACCTCAATACACGTCTGCCTGTAGATATTCTTTCAGTGCGTGATGGTTTGATAAACGAGTATATCGAAACCGACTATCCTTGTCCAATAGAGAAGTCTTCACGTGTAAAGATGTCAGCTGCTACCGCTCCTATCCGTTCAATAGAAACCTATTATAATGATGTAGATGTTAATGGTCATATCAACTCTGTCAAGTATATTGAGCACGTGTTAGACTTGTGGGACTTGTCTTGGTATAAAGAACATTGTATTAAACGGTTTGAGATTGCATATGTGGCAGAATCTCATCAAGGTGATCAACTTCATTTTTATCGTGAGCAAAGGGATACAGATACCGACTTTAATGTCAGAATCACCAAGAGTAATAGTGATGGAGAAGAAACTGAAGTCTGTCGTTGTAGAATGCTGTTTATTTAA
- a CDS encoding OmpA family protein: MKKLVLMLAAASMAASVSAQTVAESKTFDNIYVGINGGVATKTTGHKWLSDLDPNAGIRVGRYFTPVFGLAVEGNAYFSNKPWGSTGTVVRATNASLLGTVNLSNWFGGYKGEPRTFEVSALYGLGWMHVFTNDKAVKAATENQRNRMTSKAALDFAFNFGSAKQFQFYVEPSINFAFLGQSKSKELVATGNPLAPVAVADHQEYGYKAASQAGQPAYNINNSFVQLNAGFIYKFKNSNGTHNFTIVTPRDQAEIDALNAQINELRNRKPQVITKEVVKEVPSVQVKELSVSDLVFVTFAQGKSILTNDAKKALNNVKEGVHVQIVGTASPEGSKELNDRLSQARADVVANYLKGRGVIVDEATGKGVQGTTSNRLAVVYVK, from the coding sequence ATGAAAAAGTTAGTTTTAATGTTGGCTGCAGCTTCAATGGCTGCATCTGTTTCTGCTCAAACTGTGGCAGAAAGCAAGACATTTGATAACATCTACGTTGGTATTAACGGTGGTGTTGCTACAAAGACAACTGGTCACAAGTGGTTGAGCGACCTCGATCCAAACGCTGGTATCCGTGTTGGTCGTTACTTCACTCCAGTATTCGGTCTTGCTGTAGAGGGTAACGCATACTTCTCAAACAAGCCTTGGGGTTCTACAGGTACAGTAGTTCGCGCTACTAACGCAAGCTTGCTCGGTACTGTAAACCTTAGCAATTGGTTCGGTGGTTACAAGGGTGAGCCACGTACATTCGAGGTTAGCGCACTCTATGGTCTTGGTTGGATGCACGTATTTACAAACGACAAGGCTGTTAAGGCTGCTACTGAGAATCAGCGTAATCGTATGACTTCTAAGGCTGCTCTTGACTTCGCTTTCAACTTTGGTTCAGCAAAGCAGTTCCAGTTCTATGTAGAGCCTTCTATTAATTTCGCTTTCTTGGGTCAGTCAAAGAGCAAGGAATTAGTTGCAACTGGTAATCCTTTAGCTCCAGTAGCTGTAGCTGATCATCAGGAGTATGGTTACAAGGCTGCTTCACAGGCAGGTCAGCCAGCTTACAACATCAACAACTCATTCGTTCAGTTGAATGCTGGTTTCATCTACAAGTTCAAGAACTCTAACGGTACACACAACTTCACAATCGTTACTCCACGTGACCAGGCTGAGATCGATGCTTTGAACGCTCAGATCAATGAGCTTCGCAACCGCAAGCCACAGGTTATCACTAAGGAGGTTGTTAAGGAGGTTCCTTCTGTACAGGTTAAGGAGTTGTCAGTTTCTGACCTCGTATTCGTAACCTTCGCACAGGGTAAGTCAATCCTTACAAACGATGCTAAGAAGGCTCTTAACAATGTTAAGGAGGGTGTTCACGTTCAGATTGTAGGTACAGCTTCTCCAGAGGGTTCTAAGGAACTTAACGATCGTCTCTCACAGGCTCGTGCTGATGTAGTTGCTAACTACCTCAAGGGTCGTGGTGTTATCGTTGACGAGGCTACTGGTAAGGGCGTACAGGGTACAACTTCTAACCGTCTCGCTGTTGTTTACGTAAAGTAA
- a CDS encoding 2-oxoacid:acceptor oxidoreductase family protein, producing the protein MKKEIIISGFGGQGVLSMGKILAYSGLMEDKEITWMPAYGPEQRGGTANVTVIVSDERISSPILSKYDVAIVLNQPSLDKFEPKVKSGGLLIYDGYGVINPPTRKDIAVYRINAMDKAAEMKNAKVFNMIVLGGLLKVCPVVSTDGLKKALFKSLPERHHKLIPLNMEAVEEGMKIIAQQ; encoded by the coding sequence ATGAAGAAAGAGATAATAATTAGTGGCTTCGGTGGTCAGGGTGTACTCTCTATGGGCAAGATTCTGGCTTATTCGGGACTAATGGAAGATAAGGAGATAACATGGATGCCTGCTTATGGCCCAGAGCAGCGTGGTGGTACAGCTAACGTTACTGTTATTGTAAGCGATGAGCGTATCTCTTCTCCTATTCTCAGCAAGTATGATGTTGCGATTGTTTTGAACCAGCCTTCGTTGGATAAGTTTGAGCCAAAGGTTAAGTCAGGTGGTTTGCTTATCTATGATGGATATGGTGTCATCAATCCCCCAACTCGTAAGGATATAGCAGTCTATCGCATAAACGCTATGGACAAGGCTGCTGAGATGAAGAATGCAAAGGTGTTTAATATGATAGTCTTGGGTGGTCTGCTTAAGGTTTGCCCTGTTGTCAGCACCGATGGACTCAAAAAGGCACTCTTCAAGAGTTTGCCAGAACGCCATCATAAACTCATTCCACTGAATATGGAAGCAGTGGAAGAGGGAATGAAGATTATTGCTCAACAGTAA
- a CDS encoding thiamine pyrophosphate-dependent enzyme codes for MANDIISPENLVYKKPTLMNDTTMHYCPGCSHGVVHKLVAEVIEEMGMSDKAIGVCPVGCAVFAYRYLDIDWQEAPHGRAPAVATGIKRLWEDRLVFTYQGDGDLACIGTAETIHALNRGENFAIIFINNAIYGMTGGQMAPTTLIGQKTATCPYGRDPELHGYNLNITELASHLKGTCYVTRQSVDTVASINKAKRAIRKAFEASMQGKGSSLVEIVATCNSGWKLTPVKANEWMRENMFPEYEKGDLKDTTGL; via the coding sequence ATGGCAAATGATATAATTTCACCTGAGAATCTGGTGTATAAGAAGCCAACTTTGATGAACGATACGACAATGCATTATTGTCCGGGTTGTTCACATGGTGTGGTTCATAAGTTAGTTGCAGAGGTAATTGAAGAAATGGGAATGAGTGATAAGGCGATTGGTGTATGCCCTGTAGGATGTGCTGTCTTTGCTTATCGCTACCTCGATATTGACTGGCAGGAAGCTCCTCATGGTCGTGCCCCAGCTGTTGCAACAGGTATTAAGCGTCTTTGGGAAGACCGCTTGGTGTTTACGTATCAAGGTGATGGTGACCTTGCTTGTATTGGTACAGCAGAAACAATCCATGCCTTGAATCGTGGCGAGAACTTTGCAATTATCTTTATTAATAATGCAATCTATGGTATGACTGGTGGACAGATGGCACCTACTACGCTTATTGGTCAGAAGACAGCAACTTGTCCATATGGTCGTGATCCAGAACTGCATGGTTATAATCTGAACATTACGGAGTTGGCAAGTCATCTGAAAGGAACCTGCTATGTTACTCGTCAGAGTGTTGACACCGTAGCTTCAATCAATAAAGCAAAGCGTGCAATTCGCAAAGCTTTTGAGGCAAGTATGCAAGGAAAGGGAAGCTCGTTGGTAGAGATTGTGGCAACCTGTAACAGCGGTTGGAAACTTACTCCAGTGAAAGCTAACGAGTGGATGCGTGAGAATATGTTCCCTGAATATGAAAAGGGAGATTTGAAAGATACAACAGGTCTTTAA
- a CDS encoding 3-methyl-2-oxobutanoate dehydrogenase subunit VorB yields MAEQDVKLMKGNEAIAHAAIRCGTDGYFGYPITPQSEIIETLAALKPWETTGMVVLQAESEVASINMIYGGAGAGKRVLTSSSSPGVALMQEGISYLAGAELPGVFVNVQRGGPGLGTIQPSQSDYFQATRGGGNGDYNVIVLAPNSVQEMADFVDLAFELAFKYRNPAMILSDGVIGQMMEKVILPLQKPRRTEEEIRKECPWAAIGRTPDRKPNIITSLELKPEVMEERNLHLQEKYRQIRENEVRFETQQCEDADYVIVSFGSAARIGEKAVELAREAGLKVGLFRPITLWPFPSKQLAELCKDKKGVLVSEINAGQMVQDVRLAINGALPVEHFGRLGGIVPDPEEIVKALKETLVK; encoded by the coding sequence ATGGCAGAACAAGATGTAAAACTAATGAAGGGTAACGAGGCTATTGCCCATGCAGCTATCCGCTGCGGTACTGATGGCTATTTCGGTTACCCTATTACTCCTCAGAGTGAGATAATTGAGACACTTGCTGCATTGAAGCCTTGGGAAACAACGGGTATGGTTGTTCTTCAGGCTGAGAGCGAGGTGGCTTCAATCAATATGATTTATGGTGGTGCTGGTGCAGGTAAGCGTGTGCTGACAAGCTCCTCATCGCCTGGTGTAGCATTGATGCAGGAGGGTATCAGTTATTTGGCTGGTGCGGAACTTCCTGGTGTCTTTGTTAATGTCCAGCGGGGTGGTCCAGGTCTTGGAACTATCCAACCGAGTCAGAGTGACTATTTCCAGGCAACGCGTGGAGGTGGTAATGGTGATTACAATGTGATTGTATTGGCACCAAACTCGGTACAGGAGATGGCTGATTTTGTTGACTTAGCCTTCGAGTTAGCATTTAAGTATCGTAACCCCGCAATGATTCTTTCTGATGGTGTGATTGGTCAGATGATGGAGAAAGTAATTCTGCCTCTACAAAAGCCACGTCGTACAGAGGAAGAAATCCGCAAGGAGTGTCCTTGGGCGGCGATAGGTCGTACGCCTGATCGCAAACCTAATATCATTACTTCTTTGGAATTGAAACCAGAGGTGATGGAAGAGAGAAACCTCCACTTACAAGAGAAGTATCGTCAGATTCGTGAGAATGAGGTACGCTTTGAGACCCAACAGTGTGAGGATGCTGACTATGTTATCGTCAGCTTCGGTAGTGCCGCACGTATCGGCGAGAAGGCTGTTGAGTTGGCTCGTGAGGCAGGATTGAAGGTCGGTTTGTTCCGTCCTATTACACTGTGGCCTTTCCCAAGCAAGCAACTTGCAGAGCTTTGCAAGGACAAGAAGGGTGTGTTGGTAAGCGAAATCAATGCTGGTCAGATGGTGCAAGATGTTCGTTTGGCTATCAATGGCGCTTTACCAGTAGAGCACTTCGGTCGCTTAGGTGGTATCGTTCCTGACCCTGAAGAGATTGTCAAGGCACTCAAGGAAACGTTAGTAAAGTAA
- a CDS encoding 4Fe-4S dicluster domain-containing protein translates to MSKMKGAIVVNTDRCKGCQLCIVACPKDVIALAQKKVNIHGYPYIESARPDDCIGCAACATVCPDGCITVYRKKVEV, encoded by the coding sequence ATGAGCAAGATGAAAGGTGCCATTGTAGTAAACACAGATCGATGCAAAGGATGCCAGTTGTGTATCGTTGCATGTCCGAAAGATGTTATTGCATTGGCTCAAAAGAAGGTAAATATCCACGGATATCCGTATATAGAGTCTGCACGACCTGATGATTGTATTGGTTGTGCTGCTTGTGCAACGGTTTGTCCTGATGGCTGTATTACAGTCTATCGTAAAAAGGTGGAGGTATGA
- a CDS encoding tetratricopeptide repeat protein has protein sequence MTAEEYFQRGNECRQRGDWQEALANYMEAIELDPNSPAVVAKEMLENILNFYNKDAYNP, from the coding sequence ATGACAGCAGAAGAATATTTCCAACGAGGTAATGAATGCCGACAAAGAGGCGACTGGCAAGAGGCCTTAGCTAATTATATGGAGGCAATCGAGTTGGACCCTAATTCTCCAGCAGTAGTAGCAAAAGAAATGCTGGAGAATATTCTCAACTTCTATAACAAGGATGCGTATAATCCTTAA
- the folD gene encoding bifunctional methylenetetrahydrofolate dehydrogenase/methenyltetrahydrofolate cyclohydrolase FolD, whose amino-acid sequence MEYQLIDGKATATAIKQEIAEEVKAIVVAGGKQPHLAAVLVGHDGGSETYVKNKVIACEQCGFKSTLIRFEADVTEEELLACVDKLNKDEDVDGFIVQLPLPKHIDEQKIIMAVDYRKDVDGFHPINVGRMAIGLPCFISATPLGILTLLQHYHIETSGKKCVILGRSNIVGKPMAQLMMQKQYGDSTVTVCHSRSRDLKKECQEADIIIAAIGRPEFVTADMVKPGAVVIDVGTTRVEDKARKSGFRLCGDVKFDEVAPLCSFITPVPGGVGPMTICSLMKNTLAAGKKEYYK is encoded by the coding sequence ATGGAATATCAGTTAATAGACGGAAAGGCAACTGCAACTGCTATAAAGCAGGAGATTGCCGAAGAAGTGAAGGCTATCGTTGTCGCAGGTGGAAAACAACCTCATTTAGCTGCCGTTTTGGTGGGGCATGATGGAGGAAGTGAAACCTATGTTAAGAATAAGGTAATTGCCTGCGAACAGTGTGGGTTCAAGTCTACGCTCATTCGTTTTGAGGCTGATGTGACAGAAGAAGAGCTTTTGGCTTGTGTGGATAAGCTGAACAAGGATGAGGACGTTGATGGCTTCATCGTTCAGCTCCCTTTGCCAAAGCATATCGATGAGCAGAAGATTATCATGGCTGTAGACTATCGCAAGGATGTGGACGGCTTCCATCCTATCAATGTGGGTCGTATGGCTATTGGTCTTCCGTGCTTTATCTCGGCTACGCCATTGGGTATTCTTACCTTATTGCAGCATTATCATATTGAAACTTCTGGTAAGAAGTGTGTTATCTTAGGTCGCAGCAATATTGTTGGTAAGCCTATGGCACAGCTGATGATGCAAAAGCAATATGGTGATTCAACAGTAACAGTATGTCACTCTCGTTCAAGAGATTTGAAGAAAGAGTGTCAAGAGGCAGATATCATCATCGCAGCTATTGGTAGACCTGAATTTGTAACAGCTGATATGGTGAAGCCTGGTGCAGTGGTTATTGACGTCGGTACAACACGTGTTGAAGACAAGGCACGTAAGAGTGGCTTCAGGCTCTGTGGTGACGTGAAATTTGATGAGGTTGCTCCTCTTTGCTCTTTCATTACACCTGTGCCTGGTGGTGTTGGTCCTATGACTATCTGCTCACTGATGAAGAATACACTTGCAGCAGGCAAGAAAGAATATTATAAATAG
- the ffh gene encoding signal recognition particle protein — MFENLSDRLERSFKILKGEGKITEINVAETLKDVRRALLDADVNYKVAKTFTDTVKQKALGMNVLTAVKPGQLMVKIVHDELAELMGGEAVGLNLSGRPSIILMSGLQGSGKTTFSGKLANMLKTKEHKNPLLVACDVYRPAAIDQLKVVGEQVGVAVYSEPENKNVNEIADHALAEAKAKGHDVVIIDTAGRLAVDEEMMNEIESLKNHVHPDETLFVVDSMTGQDAVNTAKEFNDRLDFNGVVLTKLDGDTRGGAALSIRTVVTKPIKFIGTGEKMEAVDVFHPGRMADRILGMGDVVSLVERAQEQFDEEEAKRLQKKIQKNQFDFNDFYNQIQQIKKMGNLKDLASMIPGVGKAIRDVDIDDNAFKGIEAIIQSMTPKERTNPELLNNSRRQRISKGSGTNIQEVNRLIKQFDQTRKMMKMVTGSKMAGMMSKMKGMPGMPKMPKM; from the coding sequence ATGTTTGAAAATTTAAGTGATCGTCTTGAACGCTCCTTTAAGATTCTCAAGGGAGAGGGAAAGATTACAGAGATAAATGTAGCAGAAACCCTGAAGGACGTGCGTAGAGCGCTTCTTGATGCCGATGTTAACTATAAAGTTGCAAAAACCTTTACTGATACTGTAAAGCAGAAAGCATTAGGTATGAACGTACTCACAGCCGTTAAGCCCGGACAACTCATGGTTAAGATAGTACATGATGAGTTGGCAGAGTTGATGGGTGGTGAGGCTGTCGGTTTGAACTTGTCAGGTCGTCCATCAATCATTTTGATGAGTGGTTTGCAAGGTTCTGGTAAGACTACATTCTCCGGTAAACTGGCAAACATGCTTAAGACAAAGGAACATAAGAATCCTTTGTTGGTTGCTTGTGACGTTTATCGTCCTGCAGCTATCGACCAGTTGAAGGTTGTTGGTGAGCAGGTAGGTGTAGCTGTTTATAGCGAGCCTGAGAACAAGAATGTGAACGAGATTGCAGACCACGCACTTGCTGAGGCAAAGGCAAAGGGTCACGATGTTGTCATCATCGATACCGCTGGTCGTCTGGCTGTTGACGAAGAGATGATGAACGAGATTGAAAGTCTCAAGAATCATGTTCATCCTGATGAGACACTGTTTGTTGTTGACTCAATGACTGGTCAGGACGCAGTGAATACAGCTAAGGAGTTCAATGATCGTTTGGATTTCAATGGTGTTGTTCTCACAAAACTTGACGGTGATACACGTGGTGGTGCGGCATTGTCAATCCGTACAGTCGTTACAAAGCCTATTAAGTTCATTGGTACGGGTGAGAAGATGGAGGCTGTCGACGTGTTCCATCCGGGTCGTATGGCTGACCGTATTTTGGGTATGGGTGACGTTGTTTCACTTGTTGAGCGTGCACAAGAGCAGTTCGACGAGGAAGAAGCAAAGCGTCTGCAGAAGAAGATTCAGAAGAACCAGTTTGATTTCAACGATTTCTATAATCAGATACAGCAAATCAAGAAGATGGGTAACTTAAAGGACCTCGCTTCTATGATTCCTGGAGTAGGCAAGGCTATCCGTGATGTCGATATTGACGATAATGCTTTCAAGGGTATTGAGGCAATTATCCAGAGTATGACACCGAAGGAACGCACGAATCCAGAACTGCTCAATAACTCTCGTCGTCAGCGTATTTCTAAGGGCTCTGGTACCAATATACAAGAGGTGAACCGACTCATTAAGCAATTCGATCAGACTCGTAAGATGATGAAGATGGTTACGGGTTCGAAGATGGCAGGTATGATGAGCAAGATGAAGGGCATGCCGGGTATGCCAAAGATGCCAAAGATGTAA
- a CDS encoding dihydroorotate dehydrogenase — protein MADLSVKINDLHLKNPVMTASGTFGYGLEFADFVPLEEIGGIIVKGTTLEPREGNDYPRMVETPQGMLNCVGLQNKGVDYFIEHIYPQIKDIDTNMIVNVSGNSPESYAETAEKLDALESIPAIEVNISCPNVKEGGMSFGVTCSGAASIVKAVRQHYHKTMIVKLSPNVTDVASIARACEDEGADSVSLINTLMGMAIDIEHRRPKLSIRTGGLSGPAVKPVAVRMVNDVAKAVKIPIIGLGGISTAEDAIEFLMAGATAIQIGTANFIDPQVTIKVRDGINDWLDRHGCKSVTEIINCLV, from the coding sequence ATGGCTGATTTAAGTGTAAAGATAAATGACTTACATCTCAAGAATCCAGTGATGACTGCCAGCGGTACCTTTGGTTATGGTTTAGAGTTTGCCGACTTTGTACCATTGGAAGAAATTGGAGGTATCATCGTTAAGGGAACAACATTGGAACCACGTGAGGGAAATGACTATCCTCGTATGGTAGAAACACCTCAGGGTATGCTTAATTGCGTAGGCTTACAGAATAAGGGTGTAGATTATTTTATCGAGCATATCTATCCTCAGATAAAGGATATCGATACCAATATGATAGTCAATGTGAGCGGAAATTCGCCTGAATCTTATGCAGAGACTGCTGAGAAACTCGATGCATTGGAGAGTATTCCTGCGATTGAAGTGAATATCTCTTGCCCAAACGTGAAGGAAGGCGGTATGTCGTTCGGTGTCACCTGTTCTGGTGCTGCTTCTATCGTGAAGGCTGTGCGCCAGCATTATCACAAGACGATGATTGTGAAGCTTTCACCTAATGTCACAGACGTTGCCAGCATTGCACGTGCCTGCGAAGATGAAGGTGCTGACTCGGTATCACTGATTAACACGTTGATGGGAATGGCGATTGATATTGAGCATCGTCGTCCGAAGTTGAGTATTCGTACGGGAGGATTGAGTGGACCAGCTGTAAAGCCTGTAGCTGTCCGAATGGTTAATGATGTTGCAAAGGCTGTTAAGATACCTATTATCGGTTTGGGTGGTATTTCTACTGCTGAAGATGCTATTGAATTCCTCATGGCAGGAGCAACAGCAATTCAGATAGGAACAGCGAATTTCATTGACCCACAGGTTACGATAAAGGTGCGTGATGGTATTAATGACTGGCTTGACCGTCATGGCTGTAAGTCGGTTACGGAAATCATCAACTGTCTTGTATAG
- a CDS encoding dihydroorotate dehydrogenase electron transfer subunit: MKKYVLDLKVSSVERVNVRNVLIKLTDEKPLPEMLPGQFVEVRVDGSPSTFLRRPISINFVDKECNELWLLVAPVGEGTRTLARLREGDRLNCVLPLGNTFAPLASPSERVLLVGGGVGVAPLLYFGKQIKEAGGSPVFLLGARTAADLAEVSLFEKYGKVCITTEDGSAGEKGFVTNHSILSTERFDRISTCGPKPMMMAVARYAHRASIPCEASLENMMACGVGACLCCVEKTTEGNLCVCTEGPVFDTRRLMWGE, translated from the coding sequence ATGAAGAAGTATGTCCTCGACTTGAAGGTATCTTCCGTAGAGCGTGTCAATGTAAGGAATGTCCTTATTAAGCTGACAGATGAGAAACCGCTTCCAGAGATGCTGCCCGGTCAGTTTGTAGAGGTGAGAGTGGACGGCTCGCCTTCTACCTTTCTTCGCCGTCCTATTTCTATTAATTTTGTTGATAAAGAGTGTAATGAGTTGTGGCTGCTTGTTGCACCTGTAGGAGAAGGTACGCGTACGCTTGCACGTCTACGTGAAGGCGATAGGTTAAACTGTGTTCTTCCTTTGGGTAATACGTTTGCCCCTTTGGCAAGTCCGTCAGAACGTGTATTGCTTGTAGGCGGTGGTGTAGGCGTTGCTCCGTTGCTTTATTTCGGTAAGCAGATAAAGGAGGCTGGTGGTTCGCCTGTCTTTTTGTTGGGCGCTCGTACAGCAGCCGACTTAGCAGAGGTATCGCTTTTCGAGAAGTATGGAAAGGTATGTATCACTACAGAGGATGGTTCTGCAGGTGAGAAAGGGTTTGTCACAAATCACTCTATCCTGTCCACAGAGCGTTTTGATCGTATTTCAACCTGTGGTCCTAAGCCAATGATGATGGCTGTGGCACGTTATGCTCACCGAGCATCTATTCCTTGTGAGGCATCGTTAGAGAATATGATGGCTTGCGGTGTCGGTGCTTGTCTGTGTTGTGTAGAGAAAACAACAGAGGGAAATCTCTGCGTATGTACAGAAGGTCCTGTCTTCGATACACGTAGGTTGATGTGGGGAGAATAA